The DNA region ATGTAGTCTCCTTCAATCATCTGGTTTATTCTATCTTCTACTTTTTTAGGATCTGGAATATCATTGAGTATTATTCTGGTATTTTCATGACCTCCATATACAGATATATCTCCACTGGTGGTCAGGCGTTCTATTAATCCCTGCGAAACGTTAACGTCTTGAATTTTATCATAATGCATATATGATTTGTTTTTACGGATTATCCCTTTTTCCAGGATAACTCTGTAATTTGTAAGGGTATAGGTTGTGTATTCCCATGAAAGTATGTCCCATATGATCCAGAGAATCAAAATAAGCATTAAAAAGAACATGATTATGGTGGTAGCTTCTACAAGTGGAACCTGGATATATTTTATGATATAATTTTGTATTCTTGCAACTACAGATACTACGGGCTCAAAAATAAATATAATTACAAGTAATGCAATGAATTTAATTACAGCTGATTTTAAATACATAAAAAAGCGAGGCTTGGTCTCAAATAAAATTCTTTCTCCTGAACGAATATCTTTTGTGTGTCTCATAAAATCACCACTTTCCACTACTTTAATGG from Methanobacterium bryantii includes:
- a CDS encoding PH domain-containing protein, whose translation is MRHTKDIRSGERILFETKPRFFMYLKSAVIKFIALLVIIFIFEPVVSVVARIQNYIIKYIQVPLVEATTIIMFFLMLILILWIIWDILSWEYTTYTLTNYRVILEKGIIRKNKSYMHYDKIQDVNVSQGLIERLTTSGDISVYGGHENTRIILNDIPDPKKVEDRINQMIEGDYIVEKPSGPKKIKDSVMDRYDKKFKKY